A window of Castanea sativa cultivar Marrone di Chiusa Pesio chromosome 1, ASM4071231v1 contains these coding sequences:
- the LOC142633855 gene encoding AAA-ATPase At3g28610-like produces the protein MNVSESGSPSQGPFSNGVISYYKLTYNRKYHKIITEKYLHYVISQGREISPKESKRKQLIQTGPYCEWTDIVFKHPGTFQTLAMDPKKEEIINDLINFTNRKEYYAKIGKAWRRRYLLYGPPGTGKSTMIAAMANFLDYDIYNIELTAIKDDTELRMLLSETTNRSIIVIEDIDCSLELTGSRKNKKREEGKGGESKVTLSGILNFINGLASACGEEKIIVFTTNHIEKLDPALIRRGRMDKHIELSYCKFEAFKVLAKNYLDIVSHPLFEKINHLLEEVNISPTDVAENLMPKTEVGDTDASLESLIQALETVREEQILGKGGTQDKECREQESE, from the exons ATGAATGTATCTGAATCAGGCTCACCATCTCAGGGTCCATTCTCAAATGGGGTAATAAGTTATTATAAGCTTACCTACAATAGGAAGTACCATAAAATCATTACTGAGAAATATCTGCACTATGTAATTTCACAAGGCAGGGAAATCAgtccaaaagaaagcaaaagaa aacagcttatccaaacaggcccttatTGTGAATGGACCGATATAGTTTTCAAGCACCCTGGGACCTTCCAAACTCTTGCAATGGATCCAAAGAAGGAGGAGATTATCAATGATCTCATTAATTTCACTAATAGAAAAGAGTATTATGCAAAGATTGGTAAGGCTTGGAGGCGCAGATATCTCCTCTATGGTCCTCCTGGAACAGGAAAGTCCACCATGATTGCTGCCATGGCTAATTTTTTGGATTATGATATCTATAATATTGAGTTAACGGCCATTAAGGATGACACAGAGTTGAGAATGTTGTTAAGTGAGACAACTAACAGATCTATCATTGTCATTGAGGATATTGATTGTTCCTTGGAATTAACTGGatcaaggaaaaacaaaaagagggaAGAGGGAAAAGGTGGTGAAAGCAAGGTTACACTATCTGGGATCTTGAACTTCATCAATGGGCTTGCCTCAGCTTGTGGAGAAGAAAAGATCATTGTATTCACCACTAACCATATTGAAAAACTCGATCCAGCTCTCATTCGAAGAGGAAGGATGGACAAGCACATTGAGTTATCCTACTGCAAATTTGAAGCTTTCAAGGTGTTGGCTAAGAACTATTTGGACATTGTTTCACACCCACTTTTTGAAAAGATCAATCACTTGTTGGAAGAGGTGAACATATCTCCTACAGATGTGGCTGAAAATTTGATGCCTAAGACTGAGGTAGGTGACACTGACGCTAGCTTGGAA
- the LOC142621462 gene encoding NAP1-related protein 2-like encodes MVAEKGKKSKVVERAEGEDSVHIDSQLVQYIEKLQEVQDELEKVNEEAGDKVLEIEQTYNEIRRPVYNTRNEIIKTIPDFWLTAFLSHPALCDLLNEEDQKIFKYLDSLDVEDFKDVKSGYSITFNFNENPYFEDLKLTKTFIFFGEGTTKITGTTIKWKEDMGASNGVNHEEKGNKRPRTDASFFSWFTETEQKEFTELYDEVAEIIKEDLWPNPLKYFNNEADEEDSDGDEGDEEENGEDDEQDDDDGNEGDS; translated from the exons atggtggCAGAGAAGGGAAAGAAATCGAAGGTGGTGGAGAGGGCTGAAGGGGAGGATTCTGTTCACATTGACAGTCAGCTTGTTCAATATATCGAGAAGTTGCAAGAGGTTCAAGATGAGCTCGAAAAG GTCAATGAAGAAGCCGGTGACAAGGTGTTGGAAATTGAGCAGACATATAATGAGATACGCAGGCCAGTCTACAACACACGGAATGAGATTATCAAAACCATTCCTGACTTCTGGTTAACTGCT TTCCTGAGCCACCCTGCACTTTGTGATCTTCTGAACGAGGAAGACCAGAAG ATCTTCAAGTACTTAGACTCTCTAGATGTGGAGGATTTTAAAGATGTGAAGTCAGGGTACTCTATTACATTT AATTTCAATGAGAATCCATATTTTGAAGACCTAAAGCTGACAAAAACCTTCATATTCTTTGGGGAGGGAACGACTAAGATAACCGGTACAACCATCAAGTGGAAGGAGGACATG GGTGCTTCTAATGGAGTAAATCACGAGGAAAAAGGAAACAAACGGCCCCGTACTGATGCTAG CTTCTTTAGTTGGTTTACTGAAACTGAACAAAAAGAGTTTACAGAGCTTTATGATGAG GTTGCAGAGATAATAAAGGAGGATTTATGGCCCAATCCCCTGAAGTATTTCAACAAT GAGGCCGATGAAGAGGATTCTGATGGTGATGAAGGTGATGAAGAG GAAAATGGTGAAGATGATGAACAAGACGATGATGATGGTAATGAGGGAGACAGTTAA
- the LOC142640004 gene encoding protease Do-like 8, chloroplastic gives MQLVLAIASSCKLNCSSNSWPLQFQIQSHTILGRRQLCFDGMSSVVCSKSQSQPHHDSLNSNHFVPSQQPISIPRSVSSHSKNLEKVVCSNIPVTTRRMLFASLFVYSCYHPSRYYLSAQALGDPSVTIEEVTPPVFPSGSLFPVEERIVQLFEKNTYSVVNIFDVTLRPQLNAGAVEIPEGNGSGVVWDGQGHIVTNYHVIGNALSKNPSPGQVVARVNILASEGVQKNFEGKLIGADRAKDLAVLKVDASEDLLRPIKVGQSSSLRVGQQCLAIGNPFGFDHTLTVGVISGLNRDIFSQTGVTIGGGVQTDAAINPGNSGGLLMDSKGNLIGINTAIFTQTGTSAGVGFAIPSSTVLKIVPQLIQFGKVVRAGLNVEIAPDLVANQLNVRNGALILLVPGNSLAAKAGLLPTTRGFAGNIMLGDIIVAVDNKSVKSKAELYKVWDDYNVGDKVVLKILRGSEYVELPIVLEEKSL, from the exons ATGCAATTAGTGTTAGCAATAGCATCATCATGCAAACTCAATTGTTCTTCTAATTCTTGGCCTCTCCAATTCCAAATCCAATCTCACACAATTTTGGGTCGCCGCCAGCTCTGCTTCGACGGCATGTCGTCTGTAGTGTGCTCTAAGTCTCAGTCTCAACCCCACCATGATTCCCTCAACTCCAACCATTTCGTTCCTTCCCAACAACCCATTTCCATCCCAAG GAGTGTTAGTAGCCATTCAAAGAATTTGGAGAAAGTAGTATGCAGTAATATTCCAGTCACAACCCGGCGGATGCTGTTTGCAAGTTTATTTGTGtattcctgttatcatccttcAAGGTACTACTTATCAG CTCAAGCTTTAGGGGATCCATCTGTGACAATTGAAGAAGTAACTCCTCCTGTATTTCCATCTGGATCACTCTTCCCTGTTGAG GAAAGAATTGTCCAACTCTTTGAGAAAAACACATATTCTGTTGTCAACATTTTTGATGTGACATTGCGTCCTCAACTTAATGCGGGTGCGGTTGAG ATTCCTGAAGGAAATGGTTCGGGCGTAGTTTGGGATGGACAAGGGCACATAGTAACAAATTATCATG TAATTGGTAATGCCCTTTCTAAAAATCCAAGCCCTGGCCAGGTTGTTGCACGAGTTAATATTCTAGCATCCGAAGG GGTACAAAAGAATTTTGAGGGAAAATTGATTGGTGCTGACCGTGCAAAGGATCTTGCTGTCTTGAag GTGGACGCCTCTGAAGATCTGTTAAGGCCAATTAAGGTGGGGCAGTCATCTTCTCTGAGAGTGGGGCAGCAGTGTTTAGCAATTGGGAATCCATTCGGTTTTGATCATACTCTTACTGTTGGAGTTATTAGTGGACTGAATCGAGACATTTTTAGTCAAACTGGTGTCACAATTGGTGGTGGAGTTCAAACAGATGCAGCCATTAATCCAGGGAACAG TGGAGGTCTTCTAATGGATTCCAAAGGAAATTTGATTGGGATTAATACTGCAATATTTACTCAAACAG GGACATCTGCTGGTGTAGGCTTTGCCATCCCTTCCTCAACTGTGTTAAAGATTGTACCTCAGTTGATCCAATTTGGCAAA GTTGTTCGAGCTGGTTTGAATGTGGAGATTGCTCCAGACTTGGTTGCAAATCAACTTAACGTTCGAAATGGAGCTCTCATTCTGCTG GTCCCTGGAAACAGTCTTGCAGCAAAGGCTGGGCTACTACCAACGACAAGGGGTTTTGCTGGTAATATAATGCTTGGAGATATCATTGTTGCAGTTGACAACAAATCT GTAAAAAGCAAAGCAGAGCTGTACAAAGTGTGGGATGACTATAATGTGGGGGATAAAGTAGTCTTGAAAATTCTGAGAGGCAGTGAGTATGTGGAGCTACCTATAGTATTGGAGGAAAAGAGTTTGTGA